TCACGGGTCCTAACGGTAGCGGTAAATCCACGTTATTTGAAGCCCTCGTCCGTCTGCATCCCTATACTGGCGAAATTCGTTACGAAGGCACACCTATCGATAAGCTAAAACGCAAACGCTATGCTCGCCATGTCGCCTTGCTCTTCCAGGACGCTGAGACCCAGTTTTTAAACATCACGGTCGCTGAAGAACTGGCTCAAAGTAAACGCTATGCGTATGGCGACTACTTTACCGCGGACCGTATTCAAACGGCCTTAGTGCAACTCAACTTATCCGGTCGTGATGAACAAGTCATCTATACTTTGAGTGAGGGACAGAAAAAGAAACTACAAATTCTGCTCATGTTAATCATGCAGTCGCCAGTGCTACTCATGGATGAACCCTTAAAAGGGCTGGATTTGCATTCGATCAATGCCCTGGTCGCGTTATTACAGACCACCCAAGCGGCAACTAAGCAGACACTGATTATTATCAGTCACCAGTTAACCGGCCTAATGCCATTGATTGACTATCAGCTACACTTTGAAAATCACCATTTAGATTGGGTGGTGCAATCATGAATCCTAGCATGAAATTATTATTACTACTCATCATTGCACTAGAAATTTCATTCACGACAATTGTAAGTTTGAACGTGGCACTGATTATTCTGGCACTGATTTACCTGCTCGGTCACCGAACGCGGCTTCGAACATTAGGGTGGTTACTACTCATTCCGTTGCTACCAGCAATTGGACTTTGGAGTACCCAGTACATTAACGGTAGCGGTGACAAGACTTTGATGGCCTGGGTCCTGTTCACACGAATCTATGCGTTTGTTTTTACGGGCGCTACTTTTACGCTCACGACTGACGTCTTACAATTAACCGACTCGCTTGAGCAGAACTGGCATTTACCCGCCAAATTTGCATATGGCGTCCTCGCCGCGTATAACTTGGTACCTCGGATTCAGCACGAAGTTCAAGTGATTCGGGCTGCTGGTCTGATGCGTGGGCAAGTCCTGTCCTTCTGGTCACCACAGCTCTACTTTAAAGCAATTTTGGTCTCTATCAATTGGTCGCAGAACCTTGCCCAGGCCATGCGCTCCCATGGCTTTATCGAAGATGCACCCCGCACTCACTATCGTCAGATTCCACTGACTAAGTTGGATTGGACCATTGTGATTAGCGGCGTCTTGCTTTTACAAGTCGGCGTCTTCGTCATTCCGTGGCGCTAGCTGGCAGCATGCACTAAACAGAAACTAAATTAAAACGAGACTGTAACATACAGTCTCCATAACAAAGACCGGTCTGTCATAATCCGAAGATTTTTACAGACCGGCCTTTTTTGCCAAATTTCCGATTGAAACATAACAATAATGTTTTCATATCAGTCGTGATCAACAGTTTTAACACACGAATCAGGCAAATATAATAAAATTTCTTTTTGCTTCTTGTTCCCGGGAATAAGGATAATCACCTGATGAAACCCATTCTTTCTTAAACGCCGTTTGAACTCATGAGTACTTTTTCCTACTCTGTCAATATGAAAAATACAATGGAAATCATTAATATCAATTGTTCCAGTCGTTTTTTCAAAATAGAATTCAAGATTAATACTGGCATTTACCTGATTATCTCCTACATACTCAATTATATTTGGGTACTCGTGATTCACGCCTATATGCTCGGATTTTAGAAGCTTTTCGTTATCATCTGCTGTATTTTCGAGAACAAGCAATGTTGAAATACCATATTTATGTTGAAAAGCCGCTGAATCAACAATACGATGTCTTTCTTCAACAGTTAAGTCAGATATACTTTTTCCATAATACTCTTCAAGATTCTTCACTTCGTCACTAAGACTAAGATTTAAAAGAGCCTCAACAGGTGGAACGATGGTATGCAAGCCGATCCTTGATGCGTAAATATCTGAACGTGCCTCAATTTTTATACATTGCCGTCCCATATCTAAGCCATATCCACCTTTTATTGCGTAAACTCTGTATATATCCGTAAAATAAGCCGCAACAAAAACAAACCCTATAGTGCGACCTTCCTTTAGCTTAAAACGATTCTGTTTCACAAGTATTTTCAAATAGTCAACCATGGCTGTTTTAACATGTATATTTTCGCTATGAGATTCAGCTATGGCAATATATTCATAAACTTCACGCTTCGTCTTTGGACTCAGGCTATTTATTTGCAGGTATCTAAAATCACGCATAGCGTCATCAAACTTCCCCAGAAACACATACTGTTTAATCGCTAATACATAACTACGTGAATATGTTGGTAAAATTTCTTTTGCACAATCCAAATCATAAAAGTCGGCAAAAAAAGGATCTTCTTGGTGCTTTAACATAAATAGTTGACAATAAGCATCTGCACGTACTATTGAACTACCCAAACGACTTGCAATTTTGAAATTCTTAGTTGCATTTGAATAGTCTTTTAAGTTAACTTGGCATAGTCCACACAAATACGGTAAATTCGTATGCACTATAATTTTATTAGTCTGTATATCCTCAAAGTCGGTAATTGTAGCTGAATAATCATCTGTATTAAGTGCAGCTATTCCTCTAGTTAACTTCAAAAAGCTCAATAATCGAGCTGGCACCAAATTTATGTTAACATTAAAGTCAATTTTTCCACTTGTGAATAAAGAAACTCCAGCACGTAAAATTTCATATCGAGGATTCTCATCGGCCAAATTTCTAGCAGCCAGTCTCATGTCTAAATTATTATTTACCACTAATAATCTTAGATTTCTTAACGCTCCCACTGTATTTTGATTCGAACTTACATTATTTAAAAAATAATCAATTGCATCTAATAAGTCGGAATTAAACCCTAGAGCATCCTGGT
This Lactiplantibacillus plantarum DNA region includes the following protein-coding sequences:
- a CDS encoding energy-coupling factor transporter transmembrane component T family protein, with product MNPSMKLLLLLIIALEISFTTIVSLNVALIILALIYLLGHRTRLRTLGWLLLIPLLPAIGLWSTQYINGSGDKTLMAWVLFTRIYAFVFTGATFTLTTDVLQLTDSLEQNWHLPAKFAYGVLAAYNLVPRIQHEVQVIRAAGLMRGQVLSFWSPQLYFKAILVSINWSQNLAQAMRSHGFIEDAPRTHYRQIPLTKLDWTIVISGVLLLQVGVFVIPWR
- a CDS encoding tetratricopeptide repeat protein, with the protein product MTVKWGVPKMKNGDLGGANAAIGFRHQYYSAIDAVMEHIDDADFKGIRLEGKNDFTLVFNQTNISVQVKSNNPTIWGLGKIVNKLPLNMEKYLIYLSGLTPSVKSLISKLRIVKNDPEELESLTDIFTQKMNLDPERIKIMFLCDFRVYPSHGEEQPALGRIAQWASKNRINCDVVATLNSLMELFSKLSTEWGFVSTEKLKKVIENNRYIPEFSALAMNQDALGFNSDLLDAIDYFLNNVSSNQNTVGALRNLRLLVVNNNLDMRLAARNLADENPRYEILRAGVSLFTSGKIDFNVNINLVPARLLSFLKLTRGIAALNTDDYSATITDFEDIQTNKIIVHTNLPYLCGLCQVNLKDYSNATKNFKIASRLGSSIVRADAYCQLFMLKHQEDPFFADFYDLDCAKEILPTYSRSYVLAIKQYVFLGKFDDAMRDFRYLQINSLSPKTKREVYEYIAIAESHSENIHVKTAMVDYLKILVKQNRFKLKEGRTIGFVFVAAYFTDIYRVYAIKGGYGLDMGRQCIKIEARSDIYASRIGLHTIVPPVEALLNLSLSDEVKNLEEYYGKSISDLTVEERHRIVDSAAFQHKYGISTLLVLENTADDNEKLLKSEHIGVNHEYPNIIEYVGDNQVNASINLEFYFEKTTGTIDINDFHCIFHIDRVGKSTHEFKRRLRKNGFHQVIILIPGNKKQKEILLYLPDSCVKTVDHD